From Marmota flaviventris isolate mMarFla1 chromosome X, mMarFla1.hap1, whole genome shotgun sequence, the proteins below share one genomic window:
- the Rlim gene encoding E3 ubiquitin-protein ligase RLIM — protein sequence MENSDSNDKGSGDQSAAQRRSQMDRLDREEAFYQFVNNLSEEDYRLMRDNNLLGTPGESTEEELLRRLQQIKEGPPPQNSDENRGGGDSSDDVSNGDSIIDWLNSVRQTGNTTRSGQRGNQSWRAVSRTNPNSGDFRFSLEINVNRNNGSQNPENENEPSVRRSSGENMENSSQRQVENPRSESASARPSRSERNSTEALTGEAPPPRGQRRARSRSPDHRRTRARAERSRSPLHPMSEIPRRSHHNISSQTFEHPLVNETEGSSRTRHHVTLRQQITGPELLSRGLFAASGTRNASQGASSSDTAGTGESTGSGQRPPTIVLDLQVRRVRPGEYRQRDSIASRTRSRSQTPNNTVTYESERGGFRRTFSRSERAGVRTYVSTIRIPIRRILNTGLSETTSVAIQTMLRQIMTGFGELSYFMYSDSDSEPSGSVPSGNMERAESRNGRGGSGGGSSSGSSSSSSPSSSSSGESSETSSEVFEGSNEGSSSGSSGVRREGRHRAPVTFDESGSLPFLSLAQFFLLNEDDDDQPRGLTKEQIDNLAMRSFGENDALKTCSVCITEYTEGNKLRKLPCSHEYHVHCIDRWLSENSTCPICRRAVLASGNRESVV from the exons ATGGAAAACTCGGATTCTAACGATAAAGGAAGTGGCGATCAATCTGCAGCACAGCGCAGAAGTCAGATGGACCGATTGGATCGAGAAGAAGCTTTCTATCAGTTTGTAAATAACCTGAGTGAAGAAGATTATAGGCTTATGAGAGATAACAATTTGCTAGGCACCCCAG gTGAAAGTACTGAGGAAGAGTTGCTAAGAAGACTACAACAAATTAAGGAGGGTCCACCACCCCAAAACTCAGATGAAAATAGAG GTGGAGGAGACTCTTCAGATGATGTGTCTAATGGTGACTCTATAATAGACTGGCTGAACTCTGTCAGACAAACTGGAAATACGACAAGAAGTGGGCAAAGAGGAAACCAGTCTTGGAGAGCAGTGAGCCGGACTAATCCAAACAGTGGTGATTTCAGATTCAGTTTAGAGATAAATGTTAACCGTAATAATGGGAGCCAAAACCCAGAGAATGAAAATGAGCCATCTGTGAGGCGTTCTAGtggagaaaatatggaaaacagtagcCAAAGGCAAGTGGAAAATCCACGATCTGAATCAGCATCTGCAAGACCATCTAGGTCTGAACGAAATTCAACTGAAGCATTAACAGGAGAAGCTCCACCTCCTAGAGGTCAAAGACGGGCAAGAAGCAGGAGCCCAGACCATCGGAGAACCAGAGCAAGAGCTGAAAGAAGTAGATCACCCCTTCATCCAATGAGTGAAATTCCAAGAAGATCTCATCATAATATCTCATCTCAGACTTTTGAGCACCCTTTAGTAAATGAGACAGAAGGAAGTTCTAGAACCCGGCACCATGTAACATTGAGACAGCAAATAACTGGACCTGAGTTGCTAAGTAGAGGTCTTTTTGCAGCTTCTGGAACAAGAAATGCCTCTCAAGGAGCTAGTTCTTCAGATACAGCTGGCACTGGTGAATCTACAGGATCAGGACAGAGACCTCCAACCATAGTCCTTGATCTTCAAGTTAGAAGAGTTCGTCCTGGAGAATATCGCCAGAGAGATAGTATAGCTAGCAGAACTCGGTCGAGGTCTCAGACACCAAACAATACGGTCACTTATGAAAGTGAGCGAGGAGGTTTCAGGCGCACGTTTTCACGTTCTGAGCGGGCAGGTGTGAGAACCTATGTCAGTACCATCAGGATTCCCATTCGTAGAATCTTAAATACCGGTTTAAGTGAGACTACATCTGTTGCAATTCAGACCATGTTAAGGCAGATAATGACAGGTTTTGGTGAGCTAAGCTACTTTATGTATAGTGATAGTGATTCAGAGCCTAGTGGCTCCGTCCCAAGTGGAAATATGGAAAGAGCAGAGTCACGGAATGGAAGAGGGGGTTCTGGTGGTGGTAGCAGTTCTGGTTCCAGTTCAAGTTCCAGCCCTAGTTCCAGTTCTAGTGGTGAAAGTTCAGAAACTAGCTCAGAGGTATTTGAAGGTAGTAATGAAGGAAGCTCATCAGGCTCATCAGGTGTCAGGCGAGAGGGCCGACATAGGGCCCCAGTCACTTTTGATGAAAGTGGCTCTTTGCCTTTCCTTAGTCTGGCTCAGTTTTTCCTCTTaaatgaggatgatgatgatcAACCTAGAGGACTCACCAAAGAACAGATTGACAACTTGGCAATGAGAAGTTTTGGTGAAAACGATGCATTAAAAACCTGTAGTGTTTGCATTACAGAATATACAGAAGGCAACAAACTTCGTAAACTACCTTGTTCCCATGAGTACCATGTCCACTGCATCGATCGCTGGTTATCTGAGAATTCTACCTGTCCTATTTGTCGCAGAGCAGTCTTAGCTTCTGGTAACAGAGAAAGTGTTGTGTAA